In bacterium, the following are encoded in one genomic region:
- a CDS encoding SagB/ThcOx family dehydrogenase, which translates to MKKEALLLGLLLVLGFVIYCLAQNQDQKTGNTTLASLKVGESVNLPPPRLKGDMSLEEAISKRRSIRSYSPTPLTLEEISQLLWAAQGITEPQRGLRSAPSAGATYPYEVYVVTNEGVFHYIPRGHKLEKIKEGNIREDLTASAMGQASVRDAGAVFILSAIYERTARYGERAKLFVHLEGGHIAQNIHLQAVALELGSVPIGAFNPERVKEITGIPEGEVVYLIPVGHPR; encoded by the coding sequence ATGAAAAAGGAAGCTTTGCTTCTTGGATTATTGCTGGTTTTAGGTTTTGTCATCTATTGTCTCGCCCAGAATCAGGACCAAAAGACAGGGAATACTACTCTTGCATCCCTCAAGGTAGGCGAGAGCGTAAATCTCCCGCCCCCTCGTTTGAAGGGAGATATGTCTCTTGAGGAAGCTATCTCAAAGAGAAGGTCCATAAGGTCATACTCCCCTACCCCTCTAACTTTGGAGGAGATTTCCCAGCTCCTCTGGGCAGCACAAGGAATAACGGAGCCACAAAGGGGGTTGAGAAGCGCTCCGTCGGCTGGCGCTACCTATCCCTATGAGGTCTATGTAGTAACCAACGAAGGCGTTTTCCATTACATACCGAGAGGACACAAGCTGGAGAAGATAAAAGAGGGAAATATAAGAGAAGATTTAACCGCCTCAGCAATGGGACAGGCTTCTGTTAGGGATGCGGGAGCGGTCTTCATCCTTTCCGCTATCTATGAGCGCACGGCAAGATATGGGGAAAGGGCTAAGTTATTCGTTCATTTGGAAGGAGGACACATCGCCCAAAATATCCACCTTCAAGCTGTTGCCTTGGAATTGGGTTCCGTGCCGATAGGCGCATTCAACCCCGAAAGAGTAAAGGAGATAACGGGAATACCTGAAGGCGAAGTTGTATATCTAATACCAGTTGGACATCCTCGCTGA
- a CDS encoding endonuclease V — protein sequence MKALELHRWDVSREEAIEIQKRLLKRLSLTPSFQIEDVKTIAGVDVHFFEDNSLAAIVVMSFPQLEVLEQEIAIVKTSFPYIPGLLAFREAPPIIECAKKLRTEPDILLLDGQGIAHPRRFGIACHVGLLYDRPSIGVAKSWLLGTRQGYPPLPPIPKEKGGIAYLSDGKDTVAIALRSAEGKPPIFISPGHKIDLETSLEIVKATIKENQRLPTPLLLAHNLAAESIKGGQRKLFL from the coding sequence ATGAAGGCATTGGAACTCCATAGATGGGATGTAAGCAGAGAAGAGGCAATAGAGATACAGAAGAGGCTCCTCAAACGCCTGAGCCTCACACCATCCTTCCAAATAGAAGATGTAAAAACCATAGCTGGGGTAGATGTTCACTTTTTTGAGGACAATTCTCTCGCCGCAATCGTGGTTATGAGCTTCCCTCAATTGGAGGTGTTGGAGCAGGAGATAGCCATCGTAAAGACGAGTTTTCCCTACATCCCTGGGCTCTTAGCTTTTCGGGAAGCGCCACCCATAATAGAATGTGCGAAAAAACTGAGAACAGAACCCGATATCCTCCTCCTTGATGGACAAGGAATAGCCCATCCTCGTCGCTTCGGCATCGCCTGCCATGTAGGACTCCTCTATGATAGACCCTCCATTGGAGTAGCTAAATCTTGGCTGTTGGGAACAAGGCAGGGTTATCCGCCTCTTCCACCTATTCCCAAGGAAAAGGGCGGAATAGCTTACCTATCGGATGGAAAGGATACAGTTGCAATTGCCTTGAGAAGCGCGGAGGGAAAACCGCCCATATTCATCTCGCCAGGACATAAAATAGACCTTGAAACATCGCTTGAAATCGTTAAAGCTACGATAAAGGAAAATCAACGGCTCCCCACTCCTCTCCTTCTCGCCCACAACTTGGCGGCGGAGAGCATAAAGGGCGGACAAAGAAAACTCTTCCTTTAA
- a CDS encoding Gfo/Idh/MocA family oxidoreductase, which yields MIKLIQAGAGGFGWSWTDIVLRNPNVKLTALVDINEEILNKALSERGLPKDMGFTNLSEAIEKKPADALLIVTPPATHKELAEIALKGGLHVLSEKPLSDNMVDAKYMAELARKQGKILMVSQNYRFSSMARTLRKVVEGLEGLSYVQISFHKAPHFGGFRDKMPYPLLIDMSIHHFDLLRYITASDPVRITAFSWRPDWSWFEGDPCLFAFIEMDKSIKAGYFGSWVSSGAETPWDGVWRIQGKDTAILWSEMGIFKAEGDSITPVETLRIPLEGRDLVLEEFRKAIEEGREPECHGFDNLRSLAMVFASLDSIKSGKSVEIANYL from the coding sequence ATGATTAAGCTAATACAAGCTGGTGCAGGCGGTTTCGGCTGGTCCTGGACTGATATCGTCCTGCGAAACCCTAATGTTAAGCTAACTGCCTTAGTTGATATCAACGAGGAAATCCTAAATAAAGCCCTTTCGGAAAGAGGGCTTCCGAAGGATATGGGGTTCACAAATCTATCGGAGGCAATAGAGAAGAAGCCCGCAGATGCACTTCTAATCGTCACACCACCCGCTACGCACAAAGAGCTTGCCGAAATCGCTCTCAAAGGGGGTTTGCATGTTCTCTCCGAAAAACCACTGTCCGACAATATGGTTGATGCGAAATATATGGCGGAATTAGCAAGGAAGCAGGGCAAAATTTTGATGGTAAGCCAGAACTATCGTTTCAGCAGTATGGCGAGAACGCTGAGGAAAGTGGTTGAGGGATTAGAGGGCTTAAGCTATGTCCAAATATCGTTCCACAAAGCTCCCCACTTCGGTGGCTTTAGGGATAAGATGCCCTATCCACTCCTGATAGATATGTCCATCCATCATTTTGACCTCCTTCGCTATATCACCGCTTCAGACCCAGTTCGCATAACCGCATTTTCCTGGCGTCCGGATTGGTCATGGTTTGAGGGCGACCCCTGCCTATTCGCCTTCATAGAGATGGATAAATCAATCAAAGCGGGCTACTTCGGTTCCTGGGTGAGTAGCGGGGCAGAAACACCTTGGGACGGAGTATGGAGAATTCAGGGAAAGGATACTGCCATTCTATGGAGCGAAATGGGAATCTTCAAAGCCGAGGGAGATAGCATCACTCCAGTTGAGACCTTGCGTATTCCTTTAGAGGGAAGGGATTTAGTGCTTGAGGAATTCCGTAAAGCTATTGAGGAAGGCAGGGAACCGGAGTGCCACGGCTTTGATAACCTGAGGAGCCTGGCAATGGTCTTTGCCTCCCTTGATTCAATCAAATCTGGTAAAAGCGTTGAAATAGCGAATTATCTATGA